In the genome of Microcoleus vaginatus PCC 9802, the window AGCCAAAATTTGCCGAAGCTAGCGCGAATCTCGGCAGTATGTATTACAAATTAGGGCAATTGGAACAGGCGGCAAATTATTATCAAAAAGCTCTCGCCATTAATCCTCAATTAAGCTCAGTTAATTTGATGCTGGGCAGCGTTTTGCAGCAGCAAGAAAAGTTAGATGCAGCCATTGCTTGCTATCAAAAAGTGCTGCAACAGCAACCGGGAGATGCCAGCGCTGCTGAGAAACTATCGAGTTTGCTCGCACAAAAACAGCGGGAAACTACCGACAGCAACTTTATCGAATTAGAAACAGAATCAGGCGAAGCGCAACCAGTATCTGTGAACAAAGATGAAGGCTACGGCTTGCAGCCTTCTAGCATCAATTTGCCGCCAGCGCCCACCACTGAAACTTTAAATACACCCTTTACAAACCCCGCCGAACTTTCCGAACAAGTTACGTCGCTCAATGTTCCAGATAGCGGACAAGTTGCCAATTTTAAAGAAGTAGAACCCTACAAAAAACTCGCCGAAAACTTTTTAGTTCAAGGTAAAATTAAAGACGCGATCGCAGCGTGTCAGCAAGCGATAAAAATTCGACCGGATTTCATCCACGCTTACGTCACTTTAGGCAATGCTTTGCAAGCAGAAGGCAAAAATGAAGCTGCGATTCGATCGTATTCTCAAGCCCTAGAATTGCGGCCAAACTTTGCGGAAGTGCGCGCCAATATCGGCAGTATGTATTTCAAAATGGGGCGTTTGGAAGAAGCGATCGCCCATTACCAGCAAGCGATTGCCCTCAATCCAGATTTAGCGGGCGCTCACTGGAATTTAGGGAAAGTATATCAGAAACACGGCAACATCCAAGCAGCGATCGCCTGTTTTAAAAGAACATCCGAACTCAACCCGCAGCTAGTCGGTGCAGACTTCCACTTTAACTTAGGTAATCGACTTTTCAGCCAAGGAAAGCGCGACGAAGCCATCGAATGCTACGAAAAAGCGATCGCCATTAAACCGGATTGGGCTGAAGCTTACGGTAACATCGGTAGCGTGCGATCGCAACAAGGCAATCTCGACGCCGCCATCGCTTACTATCAGAAAGCTGTAGCTTTAAAGCCGCAATTAGAAGTTTTGCACTTCAATATAGCCAATTCTTTTTTACAGCAAAACAAGTACGACGAAGCAATTACTAATTACCGAAATACTCTGAAAATCAAGCCGGATTGGCCGGAAGTTCACGCTAACCTCGGCAGTTGTTTTTCCATGCTGGGGCGGCTGGAAGAAGCTTTAGCCAGCTATCAGCAAGCCCTGGCATTAAAACCGGATTGGGCAGAGGTTTACTGCCGCATGGGACACATTCAGAAACAAGATAAGCCGTTGGAGGCGATCGCCAATTTTGAAAAAGCGATTCAATGCAACCCCAAATATAGCGAAGCCTACCAACAATTGTGCGACTTGCTAAGCCATTCCACCAACCTCGCCGGAGCCCGCAGCGTAGCCGACAAATATTGTGAAAACTGTGGCGAAAATGCCCTAGTCATGTCAGCTACAGCCTATGTCTTTTCGTACCTGCAATCAGGTGTCAGCAAACAGGCAATTCAGAAACTCGAAGAAATCGAAAGCCTCTGCTACGAAAAGATCGAAACTTTTAGCGTAATCGAACTAAAACTGCTCTACGAAATCTTCTTGTTTGCAGTTTCTCACCTGCGAGACAACCGCGAAAAAAATGCCAGTTTCTACAGACTCATTGCCAAAGAATACTACCAAAAAGCCGTTCCGCAGCGCCAGCAAGTTAACAGAAACAACCTAGCCAATTACCAAACAAAAGAACAGCGTCCTTTAAAAATCGGCTTTCTTTCCAAACACTTCCGCCGCCACTCGGTAGGCTGGTGTAGCGAAGCTTTAATTCGCGAATTAAGCCACATCACCCCTCACGTCCACCTTTACGTCACCGGGAAACTCAACCGAGATGAAGTTACGCAGCGGTTTGAAGATATGGCGGGCAAGTTTTACTGGCCTAAAAAATATCCAAACGGCTTTGCTGATGGCGGTGAAATCTTCGCCGAAGTAGCGCAAGACAACTTGGATGTTTTGATAGACTTAGACTCGATGACAGTCCCAACAAATGTCGAAGTGCTGTATCAATATCCTGCGGGGATTTGCGTATCTTGGCTGGGATTCGACGCCCCCTACATTTCAGATAATCACTACTTTCTCTGCGACGAACACACTCATCCCCCTGGTGTGGAAAAAAATTACTTAGAACAGTTAGTAAGATTGCCTGTTTGTTCGGTAGCAATTGGCGCACTGCAAAGCATTCCTGTGAATCGAGAGGCGATTAGAAATGCTCTCGGAATTGGTTTAGAGCAAATGACTTATCTGTGCGTTGCCCCCGGGAGAAAAACCAATCCCGAAATGGTACGAGCTCAAGTTACAATTCTTAAGGAAGTACCAGAGAGTGTGTTAATCCGCAAAGGTCAAGGCGACCCCGATGTTATTCACAGCACTTACCGCCAAGAATGCGAAATTCAGGGAGTAGATTTTGGTCGGATTAAGTTTATAGGGCAAACCAGAAGTGAAGAAGAACACCGGGCTATTTATTATGTAGCCGACGTGCTTTTAGATTCCTATCCTTACAACGGCGGGACTCACAATTTAGAGGCTTTGTGGGCGAATTTGCCAGTGGTAACTCGTTCCGGCGACCAATATCTTTCGCGCATGGGTTACGCTTTTCTCAAAAGTGCAAATCTTGATGTTGGTGCGGCGTGGACTTGGGAGGAATATACGCAGTGGGGAGTTAAGTTTGGCCGCGATGCTGGTTTCAGAAATGCGGTGAAAGAGCATTTAGTAAAATCTAAACAGCCAGAACATCTCGC includes:
- a CDS encoding tetratricopeptide repeat protein, whose amino-acid sequence is MLAYTSTPFRGLDILLKVFPEIRLAVPGTRLKVFSSMKVHQIDDNDNKLFFGQLYRECQETEGVEYIGSVPQPELVRQLRSVAVLAYPNTYLETSSIAVMEAMASGCRIVTSELAALPETTAGFARLVSMSGVENFASITNWKRAGKPDWEGYTRRFLEAIVGVLNEGTGAGEATAENHLRQQVEYINRGCTWSVRAREWVEWLNIISVKTVRVAEQMITESLVDSEAAQAYFVKGNRLKDAGDLGGAIENYQKALELNPGDAEVHKKLAEVYVLQGEFEKAIASCNLAIKFKPDFAAAYLTMGNAQHAQGQLEMAIQAYLQALEIQPKFAEASANLGSMYYKLGQLEQAANYYQKALAINPQLSSVNLMLGSVLQQQEKLDAAIACYQKVLQQQPGDASAAEKLSSLLAQKQRETTDSNFIELETESGEAQPVSVNKDEGYGLQPSSINLPPAPTTETLNTPFTNPAELSEQVTSLNVPDSGQVANFKEVEPYKKLAENFLVQGKIKDAIAACQQAIKIRPDFIHAYVTLGNALQAEGKNEAAIRSYSQALELRPNFAEVRANIGSMYFKMGRLEEAIAHYQQAIALNPDLAGAHWNLGKVYQKHGNIQAAIACFKRTSELNPQLVGADFHFNLGNRLFSQGKRDEAIECYEKAIAIKPDWAEAYGNIGSVRSQQGNLDAAIAYYQKAVALKPQLEVLHFNIANSFLQQNKYDEAITNYRNTLKIKPDWPEVHANLGSCFSMLGRLEEALASYQQALALKPDWAEVYCRMGHIQKQDKPLEAIANFEKAIQCNPKYSEAYQQLCDLLSHSTNLAGARSVADKYCENCGENALVMSATAYVFSYLQSGVSKQAIQKLEEIESLCYEKIETFSVIELKLLYEIFLFAVSHLRDNREKNASFYRLIAKEYYQKAVPQRQQVNRNNLANYQTKEQRPLKIGFLSKHFRRHSVGWCSEALIRELSHITPHVHLYVTGKLNRDEVTQRFEDMAGKFYWPKKYPNGFADGGEIFAEVAQDNLDVLIDLDSMTVPTNVEVLYQYPAGICVSWLGFDAPYISDNHYFLCDEHTHPPGVEKNYLEQLVRLPVCSVAIGALQSIPVNREAIRNALGIGLEQMTYLCVAPGRKTNPEMVRAQVTILKEVPESVLIRKGQGDPDVIHSTYRQECEIQGVDFGRIKFIGQTRSEEEHRAIYYVADVLLDSYPYNGGTHNLEALWANLPVVTRSGDQYLSRMGYAFLKSANLDVGAAWTWEEYTQWGVKFGRDAGFRNAVKEHLVKSKQPEHLAPLWNPKKLAEDMYEVFQKLLAK